From Pantoea vagans:
CGCGATCTCTACGAGGGTCACGCGCTGCGCCGCGCTAACAGCCTGCTTAATATGGGCATTCTGGTCAGCCCGCTGCTGGCGCCGGTGATTGGCGCACTGCTGACCCAGCTCTTTGGCTGGCACGCCTGCTTTGCTTTTCTGCTGCTGCTCTGTCTGGCGGTGACCGGTTCCATGGCGCGCTGGCTGCCGGAGACCCGGCCGCAGAGTGCGGAAGTGACCCCTTTCTTTAAACGTTATGCCCGCCTGCTCAGCGACGCGAATTTCGTCCGCTACATCGTGCTGCTGATTGGCGCGCTGGCCGGGATTGCGGTCTTTGAGTCGAGCTGTGGCGTTCTGCTGGGCGGCGTGCTTGGCCTGCACAGCCTCACCGTCAGCATCCTGTTCATCCTGCCGATTCCGGCGGCGTTCTTCGGTGCCTGGTTTGCCGGGCGTGAGCAGGGTTCATGGCACAGCCTGATGTGGTGGGGAGTGAATAGCTGCCTGCTGGCGGGCATTCTGATGTGGATCCCGGCGTGGTTCGGCGTGATGAATATCTGGACGCTGCTGGTCCCCGCCGCGCTGTTCTTCTTTGGTGCCGGTATGCTGTTTCCGCTGGCGACCTCAGGCGCGATGGAGCCGTATGCGTGGCTGGCGGGTAGCGCGGGCGCACTGATTGGCGGCATGCAGAATCTGGGATCGGGGCTGGTGGCGTGGCTCTCAGCCATGATGCCGCAGCGCGATCAGTTCAGCCTTGGCATGCTGATGTTCTTTACCGCGCTGGTGATGCTGCTCTGCTGGTTGCCGCTCTCACGTCAGCCGGAGCGCGGCAACCAGCCGGTTACAGGATAAACGGATGGAGCGCCGGATCTTTACGGTCGAGATAGTGAATCGACTGGATGCGGCGAATGGTGCGTGATTTACCGCGAATCAGCAGCGTTTCGCTGGTGGCAATATTGCCCTGACGCGTAATGCCTTTCAGTAGTTCGCCACTGGTAATGCCGGTGGCGGCAAACACCACGTTGTCGTTGCGCGCCATCTCACCCAGCGTCAGCTTTTTACCTGCTTCAATTCCCATCTCTGCACAGCGCTGCAGCTCCTGCTCACCGAGCCGACGGTTTTCAGCGCTGTCGCCTTTCACATGATGACGTGCCAGCAACCGGCCCTGCATATCGCCGTCCAGTGCACGGATCACCGCCGCAGAGACCACGCCTTCCGGTGCGCCACCAATGCCATACATCACATCCACTTCGCTGTCCGGCATGCAGGTCAGAATCGAGGCTGCGACGTCGCCATCCGGGAAGGTAAATACCCGCACGCCCAGCTGCTGCAGCTGGCTAATCACCGCATCGTGACGCGGCTTTGCCAGAATCGATACGGTCAGCTGCGACAGCGGCTTGTTCATCGCTATTGCGATATTACGCAGGTTGGTTTCCAGCGGCAGGTCGAGGTCGATCGCACCATGCGCTGCCGGACCGACAATCAGCTTCTCCATGTACATGTCAGGGGCGTGCAGAAAGCTGCCTTTATCGCCGACGGCCATCACGGCCAGTGCGTTAGCCTGGCCAAGCGCCGTCATGCGGGTGCCTTCGATCGGATCGACAGCAATATCGACCGCATCGCCGCGACCGGTACCGACTTTTTCGCCAATATAGAGCATTGGCGCTTCGTCGATTTCGCCTTCACCGATCACAATCTGACCGTCAATTTCAATGGAGTTCAGGACATGACGCATGGCATGGACTGCCGCACCGTCAGCCGCATTTTTGTCGCCGCGTCCTAACCAGTGATAGCCTGCCAGGGCGGCAGCTTCGGTTACGCGGGAAAATTCAATGGCAAGTTCTCGTTTCATGGCATCTACCTGACAAAAAACCGGCAGGCAGTGTATCACAGCGGGGCAGAGGGGCGGGGAAAAGGCCCGCGACCGCCATCGTCGCGGGCACAGAGATTACTCCTGGTCTTCCCACGCCTGTGCGCGGGCAACCGCTTTTTTCCAGCCGGCATAGCGGAAGTTACGCTCGGTGGTTTCCAGGCTTGGACGGAACTCACGCTCAATAACCGCTTTAGCGCGCACTTCATCCAGATCCTGCCAGAAGCCGACAGCCAGACCCGCCAGATAGGCAGAACCCAGCGCGGTGACTTCACGCACTTCCGGACGCTCAACGCGGGTGCCGAGGATGTCAGCCTGGAACTGCATCAGGAAGTTGTTGGACACCGCACCACCGTCCACACGCAGCGCCTGCAGGCGAGTGTTGGCATCGTTCTGCATCGCTTCCAGCACGTCACGCGTCTGATAAGCGATCGACTCCAGCGTCGCGCGGATGATGTGGTTAGAGTTTGCGCCGCGCGTCAGACCGAAGATTGCGCCACGGGCATACGGGTCCCAGTAAGGTGCACCCAGGCCGGTGAAAGCAGGCACCATGTAAACGCCGTTGGTGTCTTTCACTTTCATTGCGAAGTATTCAGAGTCAGCCGCTTCACTGATCAGCTTCATTTCATCACGCAGCCACTGAATAGAAGCACCACCGATGAATACGGCACCTTCCAGCGCATAGTTCACTTCACCGCGCGGGCCACAGGCGATAGTGGTCAGCAGGCCATGGGTCGAGGTCACCGCTTCAGTACCGGTGTTCATCAGCATAAAGCAGCCGGTGCCGTAGGTATTTTTCGCCATGCCAGGCTGTACACACAGCTGGCCATACAGCGCGGCCTGCTGGTCGCCGGCAATACCGGCGATAGGAATACGTGTACCGCCTTTACCACCAATGTTGGTCTGACCGTAGACTTCAGAAGAAGACTTCACTTCCGGCAGCATTTCACGCGGGATATCCAGGATATCCAGCATGCGCTGATCCCACTCCAGCTTGTGAATGTTAAACATCATGGTACGTGAGGCGTTGGTATAGTCGGTGATGTGAACGCGGCCCTGAGTCATTTTCCAGACCAGCCAGGTATCAACGGTACCGAACAGCAGCTCGCCACGTTTTGCACGCTCACGTGAGCCTTCAACGTGATCCAGGATCCACTTCACTTTTGTCCCGGAGAAGTAAGGGTTAATCACCAGACCCGTCGTGTGCTGGATATACTCTTCCAGACCCTCCTTCTTCAGTTTGTTACAGTAGTCGGCGGTGCGGGGATCCTGCCAGACGATGGCGTTATAGATAGGTTTGCCGGTCTCTTTTTCCCAGACGATAGCGGTTTCGCGCTGGTTAGTGATACCGATAGCCGCAATCTCATCAGAGCGAATGTCGGCATGGGCCAGCACTTCAACCAGCGTAGAGCTTTGTGAAGCCCAGATATCCATTGGATCATGCTCAACCCAACCCGCTTTCGGGTAGATCTGAGTAAATTCGCGCTGCGATACCGCAATGATATTGGAATCGTGGTCGAGAACGACAGCGCGTGAGCTGGTTGTGCCCTGATCGAGCGCGACAATATATTTTTTATCTGTGGTAGTCATAAATTCAGTCCTGATGATAAAAGGTGAAACTTACGCTTTACGCTGCTGAGCGCGTGCAACCGGTTTGTCTGCTGGAATTTTTGCAGGTTCTTTAGCGGCACCTGGCAGGTAGCGGCCAATCAGGGTGCGATAACCGACTGCACCCAGGCAGGCACCGACCAGCGGGCCAAAAATAGGGACCAGGAAGTAAGGAATATCCTTACCACCTGTGAAGGCAACGTTACCCCAGCCAGCGAAGAAGGCGAACAGCTTAGGTCCGAAATCACGAGCCGGGTTAAGGGCGAAGCCGGTCAGAGGACCCATTGAACCACCAATGACCGCGACCAGCAGACCGATTAACAGCGGTGCCATCGGCCCACGCGGTACACCGTTGCCATCGTCGGTCAGTGCCATAATCACTGCCATCAGCACGGCAGTAATCACCATCTCGACCAGGAACGCCTGACCTACGCTGATGTGAGGGTTAGGATAGGTTGAGAAGATACCCGCCAGATCCAGACTCTGAACCGTACCGCGTACCATCTGATGACTTTGTTCGTAATCGAAAAAGAGGCTGTAGTAGAGGCCATAAACCAGCGCGGCCGCGCAGAATGCCCCGGCGATTTGCGCCAGAATAAACGGCACCACTTTACGGCCTTCGAAGTTGGCAAACAGGCAGAGCGCAACCGTAACGGCAGGGTTCAGATGCGCACCTGATACCCCAGCGGTAAGATAGACAGCCATTGAGACGGCTAAGCCCCAGATAATGCAGATTTCCCACTGACCGAAGGCGGCACCGGCGAGTTTCAGTGCAGCCACACAGCCTGCGCCGAAGAAAATAATCAAGCCTGTCCCCAGAAATTCGGCAATACACTGACCTTTGAGCGTGTTAGTTGTCTGACTCATAATAGTGGTTCCTGAAGCGAGGTTAAATTTTATCAGTTTTTGTTCTCAGTCCATGAGGCACCCAGCTTTTATGTAGGGCTGATGTGAATTTATCGTTAACGAACATAAACGAGAAATAGCGAAATCGTTTTTTGTGTACTGTGTCATAAAAATGCGCGTTTTCGCGTATTCTGGCTTTCTTAACCCATTATTCGCGCCTCATTACAGCGATAACGGGCCAGTGCCGGAACGCAGCTTCAGTAAGCGCAGCGTAAATTCAGGGATTGGCTGAAAAGTGTTACAGACTACGCCCGCAAAGGCCGCGTTGCTGGACTTGCGGGGTGAGGCTACATACAATCGGGACAACGTTGCTGGCTTAAGCTGGCATCATCAACGCCTTGCAGGAATTTAGGAGAGGTCAGAAAGATGTCATTTGAAGTGTTTGAGAAACTGGAAGCGAAAGTACAGCAGGCGATTGATACCATCACCCTGTTGCAGATGGAAATCGAAGAGCTGAAAGAGCAGAACAACTCACTGCGTAACGATGCGCAACAAGTCGCGGGCAACCACGATGCGCTGATGCGTGAAAATCAGCACCTGAAAGAAGAGCAGCACGTATGGCAGGAACGTCTGCGTGCCTTGCTGGGAAAAATGGAAGAGGTTTGAAGCCTCAGCTGATGTGAAAAACGGGTGCTCAGGCACCCGTTTTCATGTCTGGCCTATTCGAGGTCCAGCGCATCCTCTGACAGAATGATACCGGTGTTATCGGCATAGAGATGGTCGCCGGAGAAGAAGGTGACGCCGCCGAAATTGACGCGCACATCGCTTTCGCCAATCCCTTCACCCGCAGCGCCTGCCGGAATCGCGGCAATGGCCTGAATGCCAATCTCAAGCTCTTCCAGCTCATCAACCTGGCGTACCGAACCGTAAATCACCAGGCCTTCCCACTCGTTGGTTGCCGCCAGACGTGCCAGCTGCGCATCGACCAGCGCACGACGCACGGAGCCGCCGCCATCGATCACCAGGACGCGACCCCGGCCATTCTCTTCCAGCAGATCGTAGAGTAAGCCGTTGTCTTCAAAGCATTTCACTGTGGTAATCTGACCACCGAATGAAGTGCGCCCACCAAAGTTTGAAAAAAGCGGTTCAACAACATTCACTTCTTCATGGTAGATATCGCAGAGTTCAGATGTATCGTATTTCATAGGGGTTTCGTCTGTTTGCCACAGGAAGGGTAAGTATATCGCTATATGCAGATTGTTGGCAAAATCATCAGTATGAAAAAAGCATCGTTCGATCAAGAACATGCATAAAAAAGCCCAGCCGGATAGGCTGGGCTTCTGAAAAGCGCTGATTCAGTGAATCAGAGAATGAAGCGGCTAAGGTCTTCGTCAGCCACCAGTTCATCCAGATGTTTACCGACATAATCAGCATCGATGGTCACGGATTCACCGTGACGATCGCTGGCGTCATACGAGATATCTTCCATCAGACGTTCCAGCACGGTATGCAGACGACGCGCACCAATGTTTTCGGTGGTTTCGTTGACCTGCCATGCGGCTTCAGCGATCCGGCGGATACCCTCTTCGGTGAACTCAATGTTCACGCCCTCGGTATTCATCAGCGCTTTGTATTGTACGGTGATGGAGGCATTCGGCTCAGTCAGGATGCGCTGGAAATCATTTACGGTCAGCGCCTGCAGCTCTACACGGATTGGCAGACGACCCTGCAGTTCCGGAATCAGATCGGAAGGGCTGGCCACCTGGAACGCGCCTGAGGCGATAAACAGAATGTGGTCAGTTTTCACCATGCCATGCTTGGTCGAAACGGTACAGCCTTCAACCAGCGGCAGCAGGTCACGCTGAACACCTTCGCGAGAAACATCCGGGCCGCCGGCATTCTGGCCGCCGCGCTTACAGATTTTATCGATCTCATCGATAAACACGATACCGTGCTGTTCAACGGCATCAATCGCGTCCTGCTTAAGTTCTTCAGGGTTAACCAGTTTTGCCGCTTCTTCTTCGATCAGCAGCTTCATCGCTTCTTTGATCTTCAGCTTACGGGCTTTCTGCTTCTGACCGCCGAGGTTCTGGAACATCGACTGCAGCTGGCTGGTCATCTCTTCCATGCCAGGAGGCGCCATGATCTCAACACCAGGCGCGCTGGCGGCCAGATCGATCTCAATCTCTTTATCGTCCAGCTGGCCTTCGCGCAGCTTTTTGCGGAACGACTGGCGCGCCGCAGACGGCTCAGCGCTCTGCTCTGCCTGGCCCCAGTTGTTTTTCGCAGGCGGAATCAGCACATCGAGAATGCGCTCTTCGGCCATCTCTTCGGCACGGTATTTGTTCTTTTCAATCGCCTGACTGCGCACCATCTTAATGGCCGAATCGGTCAGATCACGAATGATAGAGTCCACTTCCTTACCGACATAACCCACTTCGGTAAATTTAGTCGCCTCAACTTTGATGAACGGTGCATTGGCCAGCTTAGCCAGACGACGCGCGATCTCGGTTTTACCGACACCGGTCGGACCGATCATCAGAATGTTTTTAGGGGTCACTTCATGACGCAGCTCTTCGTCGAGCTGCATGCGGCGCCAGCGGTTGCGCAGTGCAATCGCCACGGCGCGCTTGGCGCTGTCCTGGCCGATGATAAAGCGGTTCAGTTCGCTGACGATTTCGCGTGGAGTCATCTCAGACATATTTATACCCTTACGCCTTAGACGTTAATTCTTCGAAATTAACGTTGTGGTTAGTGTAGATGCAGATATCACCCGCGATATTCAGCGACTTTTCGACGATGTCGCGTGCGCCCATTTCGGTATTCTCCAGCAGCGCACGTGCTGCTGCCTGGGCGAAAGGCCCACCGGAGCCGATGGCGATTAGATCGTTTTCAGGCTGGATGACATCACCGTTACCGCTGATGATCAGAGAAGCTGACTCATCCGCGACGGCCAGCAAGGCTTCAAGGCGACGCAGCATACGGTCAGTACGCCAGTCTTTCGCCAGTTCCACCGCGGCTTTCACCAGATGGCCCTGATGCATTTCCAGTTTACGTTCGAAAAGTTCAAACAGGGTGAAGGCGTCTGCGGTGCCGCCAGCAAATCCGGCAATCACCTTATCGTTGTATAAACGACGCACTTTTTTAACGTTGCCTTTCATCACGGTATTGCCGAGCGTAGCCTGGCCATCACCGCCAATCACTACCTGGCCGTTGCGTCGTACACTTACTATTGTTGTCACGGGCAGACCCCTTGTTGCAGTCGGAAAAGGACTCCGCGCACGGGGCGCGGAGTATCATGCAACAGATATGGGGCGGGTTTGACGGGTTTCAACCCCCGACGGAGAGTGGAATACAGCTGGAGTGTCCGGAACTGCGCAGGCGTTTCAGGGTGCTGTCAGCGGATGCGCGGTCTTTATACGGACCGATAACCACACGATTCCAGCCGCCACCGGTCGTAATACGGCTTTCAAAGCCTTCAAAGGCTAAGCCTGCACGCACCGATTCCGCCTGGTCAGTGCCTTTGAACGAACCACACTGCACCATCCAGCGCTGCGAAGAAGCTTTCTCCGCTGGTTTCGCCTTTGCTGTCTCCTGCGGTTTAGACTGTACGTCCGGTTCCCGCGTAATGGGGGCAGGCTGCGACTGGCGCTGTACGTTTTGCTGCTGCTGCTGCTGCTGCTGCTGACGTTGCTGTTGCTGTAATTGCTGCTGTTGCTGTTGCTGTTGCTGACGCTGTTGTTGTTGCTGCAACTGCTGCTGGCGTTGCTGTTGCTGCTGGGCCTGCAACTGCTGACGCTGTTGCTGAACCTGTTGTTGTTGCTGATGTTGCAGTTGCTGCTGCTGTTGTTGCTGAACCTGCTGCTGCTGACGTTGCAGCTGTTGCAACTGCTGCTGATGCTGCAGCGTCTGCTGACGTTGCGCCGGCGTCTGTTCGTTCCACGGCACTTCGTTGAGCTGCGTCGGCTGCTGACGCATATCAGCCTGCATTTGCTCCAGCAACTGGCGCTGCTCGTCGGTCAGCTGTGTCTGCGACTTCACTTCGCCACCCGAAGAGGGTTCGATAGGCGTCGGCACGGTGACCTGACGGTTCTCCAGCTCTTTAATATATTTCCAGCGCTCTTCTGGCTTCGGCGGCAAGCCATTGCCGTTGGCTTTATGATCCGTAATGACTGGCACGTCTTCTTTCTTGTGATGCGCCAGGAACCATAAACCACCGGCAAAGGTCACCAACACTGCGACCGCCAGTACAATCATCAATTTAGATGTTCCCGAACCGCCTTTGCTCTTCTTGCCACGGCTGGGGCTTTTTTTGCGACGCGTCCCTGTTGAACGCCCGCGGCCTACGTAATCTTTTTGTGCCACTCTCGTTCTTATACCCTTCAAAAATAGTGCCAGT
This genomic window contains:
- the emrD gene encoding multidrug efflux MFS transporter EmrD, whose translation is MISKLENRPLLVMLIVLVAVGQMAQTIYVPAMSVMADALNVRDGALQRVMAAYLMTYGGSQLIYGPLSDSVGRRPVILAGMMIFMIGAITALMATSLDMLVLGSAIQGLGTGVAGVMARTMPRDLYEGHALRRANSLLNMGILVSPLLAPVIGALLTQLFGWHACFAFLLLLCLAVTGSMARWLPETRPQSAEVTPFFKRYARLLSDANFVRYIVLLIGALAGIAVFESSCGVLLGGVLGLHSLTVSILFILPIPAAFFGAWFAGREQGSWHSLMWWGVNSCLLAGILMWIPAWFGVMNIWTLLVPAALFFFGAGMLFPLATSGAMEPYAWLAGSAGALIGGMQNLGSGLVAWLSAMMPQRDQFSLGMLMFFTALVMLLCWLPLSRQPERGNQPVTG
- the glpX gene encoding class II fructose-bisphosphatase, with amino-acid sequence MKRELAIEFSRVTEAAALAGYHWLGRGDKNAADGAAVHAMRHVLNSIEIDGQIVIGEGEIDEAPMLYIGEKVGTGRGDAVDIAVDPIEGTRMTALGQANALAVMAVGDKGSFLHAPDMYMEKLIVGPAAHGAIDLDLPLETNLRNIAIAMNKPLSQLTVSILAKPRHDAVISQLQQLGVRVFTFPDGDVAASILTCMPDSEVDVMYGIGGAPEGVVSAAVIRALDGDMQGRLLARHHVKGDSAENRRLGEQELQRCAEMGIEAGKKLTLGEMARNDNVVFAATGITSGELLKGITRQGNIATSETLLIRGKSRTIRRIQSIHYLDRKDPALHPFIL
- the glpK gene encoding glycerol kinase GlpK; translation: MTTTDKKYIVALDQGTTSSRAVVLDHDSNIIAVSQREFTQIYPKAGWVEHDPMDIWASQSSTLVEVLAHADIRSDEIAAIGITNQRETAIVWEKETGKPIYNAIVWQDPRTADYCNKLKKEGLEEYIQHTTGLVINPYFSGTKVKWILDHVEGSRERAKRGELLFGTVDTWLVWKMTQGRVHITDYTNASRTMMFNIHKLEWDQRMLDILDIPREMLPEVKSSSEVYGQTNIGGKGGTRIPIAGIAGDQQAALYGQLCVQPGMAKNTYGTGCFMLMNTGTEAVTSTHGLLTTIACGPRGEVNYALEGAVFIGGASIQWLRDEMKLISEAADSEYFAMKVKDTNGVYMVPAFTGLGAPYWDPYARGAIFGLTRGANSNHIIRATLESIAYQTRDVLEAMQNDANTRLQALRVDGGAVSNNFLMQFQADILGTRVERPEVREVTALGSAYLAGLAVGFWQDLDEVRAKAVIEREFRPSLETTERNFRYAGWKKAVARAQAWEDQE
- a CDS encoding MIP/aquaporin family protein, with translation MSQTTNTLKGQCIAEFLGTGLIIFFGAGCVAALKLAGAAFGQWEICIIWGLAVSMAVYLTAGVSGAHLNPAVTVALCLFANFEGRKVVPFILAQIAGAFCAAALVYGLYYSLFFDYEQSHQMVRGTVQSLDLAGIFSTYPNPHISVGQAFLVEMVITAVLMAVIMALTDDGNGVPRGPMAPLLIGLLVAVIGGSMGPLTGFALNPARDFGPKLFAFFAGWGNVAFTGGKDIPYFLVPIFGPLVGACLGAVGYRTLIGRYLPGAAKEPAKIPADKPVARAQQRKA
- the zapB gene encoding cell division protein ZapB yields the protein MSFEVFEKLEAKVQQAIDTITLLQMEIEELKEQNNSLRNDAQQVAGNHDALMRENQHLKEEQHVWQERLRALLGKMEEV
- the rraA gene encoding ribonuclease E activity regulator RraA → MKYDTSELCDIYHEEVNVVEPLFSNFGGRTSFGGQITTVKCFEDNGLLYDLLEENGRGRVLVIDGGGSVRRALVDAQLARLAATNEWEGLVIYGSVRQVDELEELEIGIQAIAAIPAGAAGEGIGESDVRVNFGGVTFFSGDHLYADNTGIILSEDALDLE
- the hslU gene encoding HslU--HslV peptidase ATPase subunit, whose translation is MSEMTPREIVSELNRFIIGQDSAKRAVAIALRNRWRRMQLDEELRHEVTPKNILMIGPTGVGKTEIARRLAKLANAPFIKVEATKFTEVGYVGKEVDSIIRDLTDSAIKMVRSQAIEKNKYRAEEMAEERILDVLIPPAKNNWGQAEQSAEPSAARQSFRKKLREGQLDDKEIEIDLAASAPGVEIMAPPGMEEMTSQLQSMFQNLGGQKQKARKLKIKEAMKLLIEEEAAKLVNPEELKQDAIDAVEQHGIVFIDEIDKICKRGGQNAGGPDVSREGVQRDLLPLVEGCTVSTKHGMVKTDHILFIASGAFQVASPSDLIPELQGRLPIRVELQALTVNDFQRILTEPNASITVQYKALMNTEGVNIEFTEEGIRRIAEAAWQVNETTENIGARRLHTVLERLMEDISYDASDRHGESVTIDADYVGKHLDELVADEDLSRFIL
- the hslV gene encoding ATP-dependent protease subunit HslV, giving the protein MTTIVSVRRNGQVVIGGDGQATLGNTVMKGNVKKVRRLYNDKVIAGFAGGTADAFTLFELFERKLEMHQGHLVKAAVELAKDWRTDRMLRRLEALLAVADESASLIISGNGDVIQPENDLIAIGSGGPFAQAAARALLENTEMGARDIVEKSLNIAGDICIYTNHNVNFEELTSKA
- the ftsN gene encoding cell division protein FtsN: MAQKDYVGRGRSTGTRRKKSPSRGKKSKGGSGTSKLMIVLAVAVLVTFAGGLWFLAHHKKEDVPVITDHKANGNGLPPKPEERWKYIKELENRQVTVPTPIEPSSGGEVKSQTQLTDEQRQLLEQMQADMRQQPTQLNEVPWNEQTPAQRQQTLQHQQQLQQLQRQQQQVQQQQQQQLQHQQQQQVQQQRQQLQAQQQQQRQQQLQQQQQRQQQQQQQQQLQQQQRQQQQQQQQQNVQRQSQPAPITREPDVQSKPQETAKAKPAEKASSQRWMVQCGSFKGTDQAESVRAGLAFEGFESRITTGGGWNRVVIGPYKDRASADSTLKRLRSSGHSSCIPLSVGG